The following is a genomic window from Clostridium sp..
CTGCACTGCCATACTATTGCATTGTAGATGGGCAGACCTGTTCTCCTGTCCCATACTATGGTGGTCTCTCTCTGGTTTGTTATTCCAATGGCCTCTATATCCTCTGCATTTATATTGGCCTTTAGAAGCGCCTCCGTTGCAACCCCGAATTGTGTGGCCCATATTTCCATTGGATCATGTTCCACCCATCCTGCTTCCGGATATATCTGCTTGAATTCCTTTTGTGAAGTGCTTACAGGTAATCCACTTTTGTTGAACAGTATGCACCTGGAGCTTGTGGTTCCCTGGTCCAGTGCCATTATATACTTTGCCATTCTACTTCCTCCTCAATATATCTTAATAAGTTTTTTCATAGATTCCACAATTTGCTGTCCGTTGTGGACACTGCCACAGCTCCTGCCGACAGTGATTCCATAACATCTTTTTTGTCTGTTATGAGCCCGCCTGCAATTATCGGGACTCTGATTTCCTTTTCAAGCACGCTTATTATTTTGCTTGCCACACCGGGCATTACCTCAACTGCGGTAGGATTTGTTTCATGTATGCTCTTTATTCCTGTTTTAAGCGACAGTGAATCTATTGCGAACATTCTCTGTATGGTATGCAAATCGAGCTGGTTTGCATATTTTATATTTGAAGCCCTGGTGCTTATTATACCGTCTGTTTTTACAGATTCTTTTATAAATCTGACAGCTGCCTGATCAC
Proteins encoded in this region:
- a CDS encoding glycerol-3-phosphate responsive antiterminator, with translation MKLKEVLIENPVIAALRNDADLEKSIQSGAGIVFVLYGDILSIKDICSRLKKSGKLVFIHLDMIEGLRGDQAAVRFIKESVKTDGIISTRASNIKYANQLDLHTIQRMFAIDSLSLKTGIKSIHETNPTAVEVMPGVASKIISVLEKEIRVPIIAGGLITDKKDVMESLSAGAVAVSTTDSKLWNL